In a genomic window of Aeromicrobium panaciterrae:
- the rpsD gene encoding 30S ribosomal protein S4 — protein MARYTGPLTKKSRRLGIDLVGGDAAFEKRPYPPGQHGRARVKESEYRNQLLEKQKARYTYGVLEKQFRKYYELASRRPGKTGDNLLQILESRLDNVVYRAGFARTRRHARQLVNHGHFVVNGVKTDIPSFQVSKHDIIDVKTKSLESTPFIVARETFDKDTVPAWLDVAPDRGRILVHAQPVREQITVPIQEQLIVEFYSKI, from the coding sequence ATGGCCCGTTACACCGGACCTCTCACCAAGAAGTCGCGCCGCCTCGGCATCGACCTCGTCGGTGGTGACGCTGCATTCGAAAAGCGTCCTTACCCTCCCGGCCAGCACGGCCGCGCCCGGGTCAAGGAGTCGGAGTACCGCAACCAGCTGCTCGAGAAGCAGAAGGCGCGTTACACCTACGGAGTGCTCGAGAAGCAGTTCCGCAAGTACTACGAGCTCGCATCGCGTCGTCCCGGCAAGACCGGTGACAACCTGCTGCAGATCCTCGAGTCTCGTCTCGACAACGTTGTCTACCGTGCAGGCTTCGCCCGTACGCGTCGTCACGCCCGCCAGCTCGTCAACCACGGTCACTTCGTGGTCAACGGCGTCAAGACCGACATCCCGTCGTTCCAGGTGAGCAAGCACGACATCATCGACGTCAAGACCAAGTCGCTGGAGAGCACGCCGTTCATCGTGGCGCGCGAGACCTTCGACAAGGACACCGTTCCTGCCTGGCTCGATGTTGCGCCCGATCGCGGCCGCATCCTCGTCCACGCCCAGCCCGTACGCGAGCAGATCACCGTTCCGATCCAGGAACAGCTGATCGTGGAGTTCTACTCCAAGATCTGA
- the rpsK gene encoding 30S ribosomal protein S11, with protein MPPKTAGKKTRRKEKKNVAAGEAHIKSTFNNTHVTITDPTGAVIAWASGGTVGFKGSRKSTPFAAGMAAESAGRQAMEHGMKKVDVFVKGPGSGRETAIRSLSGVGLEVGTISDVTPSPHNGCRPPKHRRL; from the coding sequence ATGCCTCCTAAGACAGCCGGCAAGAAGACTCGCCGCAAGGAGAAGAAGAACGTTGCTGCGGGCGAAGCCCACATCAAGAGCACGTTCAACAACACACACGTGACGATCACGGACCCCACGGGTGCCGTCATCGCATGGGCCTCTGGCGGAACCGTTGGATTCAAGGGTTCGCGCAAGTCCACGCCGTTCGCCGCAGGTATGGCCGCTGAGTCGGCCGGACGCCAGGCGATGGAGCACGGGATGAAGAAGGTTGACGTTTTCGTGAAGGGCCCCGGTTCGGGCCGCGAAACCGCAATCCGGTCGCTGAGCGGAGTCGGCCTTGAGGTCGGCACCATCTCCGACGTGACACCCAGCCCCCACAACGGCTGCCGTCCCCCCAAGCACCGTCGTCTCTGA